In a genomic window of Scyliorhinus torazame isolate Kashiwa2021f chromosome 5, sScyTor2.1, whole genome shotgun sequence:
- the LOC140419840 gene encoding LOW QUALITY PROTEIN: interferon regulatory factor 8-like (The sequence of the model RefSeq protein was modified relative to this genomic sequence to represent the inferred CDS: deleted 1 base in 1 codon) — MAGGVRCTRKLKQWMVQQVDSNKYPGLVWEDRKLGMFRIPWKHAGKQDYRHDEDAAIFKAWAKFKGKYKDGDKVDPATWKTRLRCALNKSSEFEEVPQRSQLDISEPYKVYKIVDDNAMRKAVLRLLPLSSVKVERSDSVGMETSQPSSPISRLGPTEEQVQSDVPVPPSQEVKSKSPSVDSQQMESDSSCDPSSGSEMSAQEEGPGEITSLDWSLTPSTEVPHNYTINITSSMPPSQPEKGPNSMFISFCYGGVLVSSQVTRHGCKISSSAPPSRTDASFGSQAMEKLRFPPTGTIATPEKRKATEELLTFLERGVMLDSNTNGIFIQRLCQGRVFWTGPCASRPDQPNKLERDKVEKLFDRKKFDEDLELCQAMGVTPPQYQVTLCFGEELTETDSLTEKLITVQIHQVAAKQLVDRELELQATTFILSQLAPENFSDRVTQALREASSSLYGIS, encoded by the exons ATGGCGGGAGGGGTGAGATGCACTCGCAAGCTGAAGCAGTGGATGGTCCAGCAGGTGGACAGCAACAAGTACCCGGGCCTGGTCTGGGAGGACCGCAAGCTGGGAATGTTCCGGATCCCCTGGAAGCACGCCGGCAAGCAGGACTACAGGCACGACGAGGATGCCGCCATTTTCAAA GCCTGGGCCAAGTTTAAGGGCAAGTACAAAGATGGCGACAAGGTGGATCCTGCGACCTGGAAAACACGACTGCGATGTGCGCTGAACAAGAGCAGTGAGTTCGAGGAGGTC CCCCAACGTTCTCAGCTCGACATCTCCGAACCGTACAAAGTCTACAAGATCGTTGACGACAACGCTATGAGGA AAGCTGTCCTCCGCCTGTTGCCCCTGAGCTCGGTGAAGGTGGAGAGGAGCGACAGCGTTGGCATGGAAACATCGCAACCCAGCTCCCCCATCAGCCGGCTGGGACCGACGGAGGAG CAGGTACAGAGTGATGTTCCTGTCCCTCCTTCCCAGGAGGTAAAGAGCAAATCCCCCTCTGTCGATTCCCAGCAGATGGAGAGTGACAGCAGCTGCGATCCAAGTTCTGGCTCCGAAATGTCCGCTCAGGAGGAAGGCCCTGGTGAAATTACCTCATTGGATTGGAGCCTGACCCCCAGCACGGAAG TCCCGCATAATTACACGATAAACATCACCAGCAGCATGCCTCCAAGCCAGCCTGAGAAAG GCCCCAACTCGATGTTCATCTCGTTCTGCTACGGCGGTGTGCTGGTCAGCAGCCAGGTGACGCGGCACGGCTGCAAGATATCGTCCTCGGCCCCGCCTTCCCGCACCGATGCCTCCTTCggctcgcaggccatggagaagctGCGCTTCCCGCCGACGGGCACCATTGCCACACCCGAGAAGCGAAAGGCAACCGAGGAATTGCTGACCTTCCTGGAGCGTGGTGTGATGCTGGACAGCAACACCAACGGGATCTTCATCCAACGCCTGTGCCAAGGCCGGGTCTTCTGGACTGGGCCCTGTGCCTCGCGGCCCGACCAGCCCAATAAGCTGGAGAGGGACAAGGTGGAGAAACTGTTTGACCGCAAGAAATTCGACGAGG ATCTGGAGCTGTGCCAGGCGATGGGAGTGACCCCCCCTCAGTACCAGGTGACCCTGTGTTTTGGCGAAGAACTGACTGAGACAGATTCCCTCACAGAGAAGCTGATCACTGTGCAG ATTCACCAAGTGGCTGCCAAGCAGTTGGTCGACCGTGAGTTGGAGCTCCAGGCCACCACCTTCATCCTGAGCCAGCTGGCCCCCGAGAACTTCAGCGACCGGGTCACGCAGGCTCTCCGCGAAGCCTCCAGCAGCCTGTACGGGATCTCGTAA